Proteins from one Helicoverpa zea isolate HzStark_Cry1AcR unplaced genomic scaffold, ilHelZeax1.1 pri_000016Farrow_1_scaff_4_deb, whole genome shotgun sequence genomic window:
- the LOC124645535 gene encoding probable G-protein coupled receptor Mth-like 3 translates to MINFISLFTILVIILESVSNTKLCNREESVELKNQKYYDLKFEDNETISDIHHGRETKRGCLYLKGPWTRKCCPMGQAYHMTARTCVRYRRKLYPMVSALNNTFLERFNITKEFNFKYEKIVCEKNHGEKRLPVYPAARSFYLLKNGNLVVKIPEHNPPYLIYTPDKYCFDTFVSKTQIFHRNALICYQSKFKYSNIELSSSCRLVSCLYIMLTVVLYACLPELRNLPGLTLMTFLFCFCIGFLSLSIKQILIMEKLITREFCIGLTVITYFFQLSSKFWLNIMCYDIWWTFSLKRTRPWARTQHMQYLFYSFYAFGIPIAMTSLTAGLGYFLNIRHRLLPKIQTQPCFFNSESFLLYLYGPTLVLFVADLVLLVLTSVKVVKIKRETKVVDDKESPLSDQDTEDIRRFVLYLKLFGVKCIYWALDVFTNLFPEGDFVWQFFDAFNLVVGFAIFILVAWKKRNWKLIKKRYKQLKGYRMYKTDSSISCSTISRFVSLDEEQMNSQ, encoded by the exons ATGATCAATTTTATATCTCTGTTTACTATTTTAGTGATTATTTTGGAAAGTGTATCAAATACAAAACTTTGTAATAGAGAAGAAAGTGTCGAACTGAAGAACCAAAAATACTACGATTTAAAGTTTGAGGATAATGAAACTATATCAGATATTCACCATGGCCGGGAAACGAAGAGAGGGTGCCTGTATCTCAAGGGTCCTTGGACCAGGAAATGTTGTCCAATGGGACAAGCCTACCACATGACTGCACGAACATGCGTAAGATACCGCAGGAAATTATATCCGATGGTTTCTGCACTGAACAATACATTTTTagaaagatttaatataaccaaggagttcaattttaaatatgagAAGATCGTCTGCGAGAAGAATCACGGCGAGAAAAGACTGCCAGTGTATCCTGCAGCTAGGAGTTTTTATCTACTAaaa AATGGCAATTTGGTTGTGAAAATACCGGAGCATAACCCGCCTTATCTCATCTATACGCCGGATAAATACTGTTTCGATACATTTGTCTCCAAAACACAAATATTTCACCGGAATGCCCTAATATGTTACCAAAGCAAATTCAAATACTCTAACATAGAACTGAGCAGCAGCT GTAGGCTAGTATCATGTTTGTACATAATGCTGACAGTGGTCCTATACGCGTGTCTGCCGGAACTCAGAAACCTCCCTGGCTTAACACTCATGACGTTCCTGTTTTGTTTCTGCATTGGCTTTCTGTCCTTATCGATTAAACAGATACTTATAATGGAGAAGTTGATTACACGAGAATTTTGTATTGGTCtca CGGTCATCACATACTTCTTTCAGCTATCGTCAAAGTTCTGGTTGAACATAATGTGCTACGATATTTGGTGGACTTTTAG tttgaaACGCACTCGTCCATGGGCAAGAACACAGCACATGCAGTAcctgttttactctttttacgCGTTTGGCATACCAATTGCTATGACTTCGCTAACAGCAGGATTGGGCTACTTCCTTAACATTCGGCATAGACTGCTGCCAAAGATCCAGACACAACCctgtttttttaata gtgAATCCTTTTTACTATACTTATATGGACCCACACTGGTTCTctttgtggctgacttagtactCTTAGTATTAACGAGTGTGAAGGTTGTGAAGATCAAGAGAGAGACCAAGGTGGTTGACGACAAAGAATCCCCCTTGAGTGATCAGGATACGGAGGACATACGAAG ATTCGTTCTTTACTTGAAGTTATTCGGCGTGAAGTGTATCTACTGGGCCCTGGACGTCTTCACAAATCTCTTCCCAGAAGGTGATTTCGTCTGGCAGTTCTTCGACGCATTTAACCTGGTCGTTGGTTTTGCTATCTTCATTTTAGTCGCGTGGAAAAAGCGTAATTGGAAATTAATCAAGAAAAG gTACAAGCAGCTGAAGGGATATAGAATGTACAAAACCGACTCCTCTATCTCATGTTCCACTATATCCCGATTCGTTTCTCTGGACGAAGAACAAATGAACTCACAATGA